A window of Salmo trutta unplaced genomic scaffold, fSalTru1.1, whole genome shotgun sequence contains these coding sequences:
- the LOC115182331 gene encoding protein S100-A1, with the protein MPSQLERSMESLITVFHRYADKDGDCNTLSKKELKELMQTELDSFLKSQKDPAAIDKIMKDLDQNGDGKVSFEEFVSLVVGLSIACEQIYQLHTQKVAAKK; encoded by the exons ATGCCGTCTCAGTTGGAGAGATCCATGGAGTCCCTGATCACGGTGTTCCATCGCTATGCCGACAAGGATGGTGACTGTAACACACTGAGCAAGAAGGAGCTGAAAGAGCTGATGCAGACAGAACTGGACAGCTTCCTGAAG tCTCAGAAGGACCCAGCCGCCATAGACAAGATCATGAAGGATCTGGACCAGAATGGTGATGGGAAGGTGAGCTTCGAGGAGTTTGTCTCTCTGGTGGTGGGCCTCTCCATCGCCTGTGAACAGATCTACCAGCTCCACACCCAGAAGGTTGCTGCCAAGAAGTGA